Proteins co-encoded in one Quercus robur chromosome 8, dhQueRobu3.1, whole genome shotgun sequence genomic window:
- the LOC126695286 gene encoding endoglucanase 11, translated as MEEEKKKKLYSSTIGAPIIPRCAQLWCLLLSIFAISACAQAFDYADALKKSLLYFESQRSGRLPYNQRVTWRDHSGLTDGLEQGVDLVGGYYDAGDHVKFGLPMAFTVTMLSWGAIEYRQQIAVAGELEHAMEAIKWGTDYFIKAHTSPNVLWAEVGDGDTDHYCWQRPEDMTTSRQAYKIDENNPGSDLAGETAAAMAAASIVFKKTNPHYSHLLLHHAQQLFEFGDKYRGKYDGSVGVVKSYYASVSGYMDELLWAALWLYKATDKDEYWKYLIDKAHCFGGIGWAITEFSWDVKYAGLQVIASKLLMEEKHKKHAHILEQYKSKAEYYICSCLNKNNGTNVEHTPGGLLYVRQWNNMQYVSTAAFLLTVYSDILQNSNQKLKCHGGIVGHQEILSFAKSQIDYILGSNPMNMSYLVGYGSNYPTMVHHRGASIVSYRENKGFIGCTQGYDYWYSSQEPNPNVLVGALVGGPDCHDKFVDQRDNYMQTEACTYNTAPLVGVLAKLLQLEDQSLDLNHDSPLLASY; from the exons ATggaggaggaaaagaagaaaaagctcTATAGTAGTACAATTGGAGCTCCAATAATTCCCAGATGCGCACAACTTTGGTGTTTACTACTATCCATCTTTGCCATTTCTGCCTGTGCTCAAGCTTTTGATTATGCTGATGCTCTCAAAAAGAGTCTCCTCTACTTCGAATCCCAACGCTCCGGGCGGTTGCCGTACAACCAAAGGGTCACTTGGCGTGACCATTCTGGCCTCACTGATGGCCTTGAACAAGGA GTGGACTTGGTGGGAGGATATTATGATGCTGGTGACCATGTAAAGTTTGGGCTACCAATGGCATTCACTGTGACAATGCTTTCATGGGGTGCCATTGAATACCGGCAACAAATTGCTGTTGCCGGTGAATTGGAGCATGCGATGGAAGCTATTAAGTGGGGCACTGATTATTTCATTAAGGCACACACTAGTCCAAATGTGTTGTGGGCCGAG GTGGGTGATGGTGACACTGACCACTATTGCTGGCAACGGCCGGAGGACATGACGACGTCGCGGCAAGCATACAAGATTGACGAGAACAATCCGGGGTCGGATCTTGCCGGAGAGACAGCAGCAGCAATGGCAGCCGCATCAATAGTTTTCAAGAAAACAAACCCACATTACTCACACTTACTCCTACACCATGCCCAACAG TTGTTTGAGTTTGGGGACAAGTATAGAGGAAAGTATGATGGGAGTGTGGGAGTGGTGAAGAGCTACTATGCGTCGGTGAGTGGGTACATGGATGAATTGTTATGGGCAGCTTTGTGGTTGTACAAGGCCACCGACAAGGATGAGTATTGGAAGTACCTTATTGACAAGGCTCATTGCTTTGGTGGCATTGGTTGGGCCATCACAGAATTCAGCTGGGACGTGAAGTATGCTGGTCTTCAAGTCATTGCCTCAAAG TTGCTTATGGAAGAAAAGCACAAGAAGCATGCTCACATACTTGAACAATACAAATCAAAAGCCGAATACTACATATGCTCATGCCTCAACAAAAACAATGGCACCAATGTAGAACACACCCCAGGCGGCCTCTTATATGTCCGGCAATGGAACAACATGCAATACGTTTCAACAGCAGCTTTCCTACTCACAGTATACTCTGATATCCTTCAAAACTCAAATCAAAAGCTCAAATGCCATGGAGGAATAGTGGGCCATCAAGAAATCCTCAGCTTTGCAAAATCACAGATTGATTACATTTTGGGGTCTAACCCAATGAACATGAGCTATTTAGTGGGCTATGGTTCAAATTACCCCACAATGGTGCACCATAGGGGAGCCTCAATTGTGTCATATAGAGAGAACAAGGGGTTCATAGGGTGCACCCAAGGCTATGATTACTGGTACAGCAGTCAGGAGCCCAACCCCAATGTTCTAGTTGGGGCCTTAGTTGGAGGACCTGATTGTCATGACAAGTTTGTGGACCAAAGGGATAATTATATGCAGACTGAGGCCTGCACATATAATACAGCCCCATTGGTTGGAGTTTTGGCAAAGTTGTTGCAATTAGAGGACCAGAGTTTGGATCTGAATCATGATTCGCCTTTGCTGGCTTCTTATTAG